One window from the genome of Armatimonadota bacterium encodes:
- a CDS encoding DUF1080 domain-containing protein, with protein MKFADYGFVAALAVAVAVPALAKGAPDTRVLGVGGKPPEGAVVLYDGKNTDAWSRAWKIEKDKSMLSGGGGDNASKEKFLDGWYHVEWKEPLMADKTGQERGNSGVYLQGRYEVQVLDSYGITDPGRGDCGAIYDTAAPLVNACKPPLEWQAYDIFFKAPRYDADGKKIENARLTVFQNGILVQNNTEAPHPTRSATDPEGQEAGPLVLQDHGTPVTYRNVWVKPLPLKGAGHY; from the coding sequence ATGAAATTCGCAGATTACGGATTCGTCGCGGCGCTGGCCGTTGCCGTCGCCGTGCCGGCCCTGGCCAAGGGCGCGCCGGATACGAGGGTACTCGGCGTGGGCGGCAAACCGCCCGAGGGAGCCGTCGTCCTCTATGACGGCAAGAACACCGACGCGTGGTCGAGGGCCTGGAAGATCGAGAAGGACAAGTCCATGCTCTCCGGCGGCGGCGGCGATAACGCCAGCAAGGAGAAATTCCTGGACGGCTGGTATCACGTGGAATGGAAAGAGCCGCTGATGGCGGACAAAACCGGCCAGGAACGCGGCAACAGCGGCGTTTACCTTCAGGGGCGATACGAGGTCCAGGTGCTCGACTCTTACGGCATCACTGATCCCGGGCGCGGCGACTGCGGCGCCATCTACGACACCGCCGCCCCGCTCGTCAACGCCTGCAAGCCCCCGCTTGAATGGCAGGCCTACGACATCTTCTTCAAAGCGCCGCGCTACGACGCCGACGGCAAGAAGATAGAGAACGCAAGGCTGACCGTCTTCCAGAACGGCATCCTTGTCCAGAACAATACCGAAGCGCCTCACCCGACACGCTCTGCCACCGATCCGGAGGGCCAGGAGGCGGGCCCCCTGGTGCTTCAGGACCACGGCACTCCCGTTACCTACCGGAACGTCTGGGTAAAGCCGCTCCCCCTGAAGGGCGCGGGTCACTATTGA
- a CDS encoding DUF1080 domain-containing protein: MKFSITAATGAALLVIASAAFAQDQAAPAGFGAPAGKLAKLDRGFTRLFDGKSLDGWKMAGPGSFKLLPDGSMLAEGGMGLLWYTKAKYKDFELKLDWKALSKTSNSGVFVRFPDPGDDPWKPVNQGYEIQISDTGDDLHRTGAVYTFAPSTFVPGKPYGEWNSEVIKVVGNHYVVTINGKKVCDYVGTRSLEGYIGVQNHEPTNNVAFRNIRIKSLSR, encoded by the coding sequence ATGAAATTCAGCATAACCGCAGCCACCGGCGCGGCGCTTCTCGTAATCGCCTCGGCGGCATTCGCCCAAGATCAGGCTGCGCCCGCCGGCTTTGGCGCCCCCGCCGGCAAGCTCGCCAAACTCGATAGAGGCTTCACGCGCCTCTTTGACGGGAAGAGCCTCGACGGCTGGAAAATGGCCGGGCCCGGCAGCTTCAAACTCCTCCCCGACGGCAGCATGCTCGCCGAAGGCGGCATGGGCCTGCTCTGGTACACCAAGGCCAAATATAAGGACTTCGAACTCAAACTCGACTGGAAGGCCCTCTCTAAGACCAGCAACTCCGGCGTCTTCGTTCGCTTCCCGGACCCCGGCGACGACCCCTGGAAGCCGGTCAACCAAGGCTATGAGATCCAGATTTCGGACACAGGGGATGACCTGCACCGCACGGGCGCGGTCTACACTTTCGCCCCGTCAACCTTCGTGCCCGGCAAACCTTACGGCGAATGGAACTCCGAGGTCATCAAAGTCGTGGGAAATCACTACGTGGTTACCATCAACGGCAAGAAGGTCTGCGATTACGTGGGAACACGGTCGCTGGAAGGCTACATCGGCGTTCAGAACCACGAGCCGACCAACAATGTCGCGTTTCGCAATATCCGCATCAAGAGCCTGTCCCGCTAG
- a CDS encoding FAD:protein FMN transferase, whose protein sequence is MLALGRYLMGTRFELVLGGGADPGRLRSVGEAALDEVERIEGLLSIYRPESEAARVNSHAAEGWVRVHPDVFTLFQRCQALSRATDGAFDITVLPMLRAWGFIGASGHAAGAGEIAAARAVTGIRHISLDAETSSVRFDSPGVGLDLGAIGKGYALDAAADILRDMGVRSALMHGGTSTVIALGSSDNSEGWNIAIRDPGSEDGVLRSVTITDGQALSVSAVHGKAFTSDDGRLLGHVLDPRTGSPCERARLAAVVTDNATDADALSTALLVLGEAEAATLPCFAPLFPDAAFVVPCEPQTLSAASHSLSPAH, encoded by the coding sequence ATGCTTGCCCTCGGCCGCTACTTGATGGGGACGCGCTTCGAACTCGTCCTGGGCGGCGGGGCCGATCCCGGGCGTCTGCGATCGGTCGGAGAGGCGGCGCTTGACGAGGTTGAACGGATCGAGGGACTCCTGTCTATCTATCGCCCCGAAAGCGAGGCTGCGCGCGTTAATTCCCACGCCGCGGAAGGCTGGGTCCGCGTTCACCCCGATGTTTTCACGCTTTTCCAGCGCTGCCAGGCCCTGTCCCGCGCCACCGATGGAGCGTTCGATATAACCGTCCTGCCTATGCTGCGCGCCTGGGGCTTCATCGGTGCATCCGGCCATGCCGCCGGCGCCGGTGAGATTGCGGCCGCCCGCGCCGTCACCGGTATACGACACATTTCCCTCGATGCCGAGACGTCGTCCGTTCGCTTTGACAGTCCCGGAGTCGGCCTGGATCTCGGCGCGATCGGCAAGGGCTATGCCCTGGACGCCGCGGCGGACATCCTTAGGGATATGGGTGTGCGCTCCGCCCTGATGCACGGCGGCACCAGCACCGTCATCGCCCTCGGCTCATCGGACAATTCCGAGGGATGGAACATCGCGATCCGTGACCCCGGTTCGGAGGACGGCGTCCTCAGATCCGTCACCATCACGGACGGGCAGGCGCTTTCCGTGAGCGCAGTCCATGGAAAGGCGTTCACATCTGACGACGGACGGCTGTTAGGCCACGTCCTCGACCCTAGGACGGGCAGCCCGTGCGAGCGGGCGAGACTGGCCGCCGTGGTGACGGACAACGCCACGGACGCCGACGCGCTTTCCACGGCGCTTCTGGTCCTCGGCGAAGCGGAGGCCGCCACCCTGCCCTGCTTCGCCCCTCTGTTTCCGGACGCCGCGTTCGTCGTCCCATGCGAGCCGCAAACGCTCAGTGCCGCCTCGCATTCACTCTCGCCAGCGCATTGA
- a CDS encoding Gfo/Idh/MocA family oxidoreductase, translated as MSHEKDSFKPAETENAGTTRRDFLKTAALGVGGTIIAMGTPGFAAAAAGDAVAKAKPKVLKSAGLKPRVRMASGRVIGANDRIAIAHIGVGGQGGAHLHILNGEREVNNTRSIGVSEVYVPRLDGAKAAILKYDASAQVQTAKDYRALLDNKDVDAVVIATPEHWHAQIAIDAMEAGKHVYCEKPMTRYMDEGFAILAAQEKTGKVFQVGSQGTSDTKWHVANEVVSSGKIGELVSCQGSYARNSQGGEWNYNIDAGAGPDNLDWKMWLGSAPDRPWNDDSKARFFRYRKYRDYSAGLLGDLMPHKLHPLMIAVFGDKPEFPSRVTALGTMKISTDREVADTIHTLVEFPSGVTMYVFLSTVNEQGLEDLIRGHKATLRFGGGKVALSPERPFAEEIDPQDFPVVGPGEDIKVHEKNWLDCIRTGKTPNGNIGLAVRVQTIVSLAEMAELEHKTMNFDPIKRQIIA; from the coding sequence ATGTCACACGAAAAAGACTCATTCAAGCCGGCTGAAACCGAAAACGCGGGCACAACCCGCCGAGACTTCCTGAAGACCGCCGCATTGGGCGTCGGCGGCACGATCATCGCTATGGGAACCCCCGGTTTCGCCGCAGCCGCCGCGGGCGATGCGGTGGCGAAGGCAAAACCCAAAGTTCTCAAATCCGCCGGGCTGAAGCCGCGCGTGCGCATGGCATCCGGGCGCGTCATCGGGGCAAACGACCGCATCGCCATCGCTCACATTGGAGTGGGCGGACAGGGCGGCGCGCACCTCCACATCCTGAACGGCGAACGCGAGGTCAACAATACCCGCTCCATCGGCGTCTCGGAAGTCTACGTGCCCCGCCTGGATGGCGCCAAGGCCGCCATCCTCAAATATGACGCCTCCGCGCAGGTTCAGACCGCGAAGGACTATCGCGCACTCCTCGACAATAAGGACGTGGACGCGGTCGTCATCGCCACCCCGGAACACTGGCACGCCCAGATCGCCATCGACGCCATGGAAGCCGGCAAACACGTATACTGCGAAAAGCCGATGACCCGCTACATGGACGAAGGCTTTGCCATTCTGGCCGCACAGGAAAAGACCGGCAAGGTCTTCCAGGTAGGCTCCCAGGGAACTTCGGACACCAAGTGGCACGTCGCCAACGAAGTGGTGAGTTCCGGCAAGATCGGTGAACTCGTCTCCTGCCAGGGCTCCTATGCCCGCAACAGCCAGGGCGGCGAATGGAACTACAACATCGACGCCGGCGCCGGCCCGGACAACCTGGACTGGAAGATGTGGCTCGGCAGCGCGCCGGACCGCCCCTGGAACGACGACTCCAAGGCCCGCTTCTTCCGCTACCGCAAGTATCGCGATTACTCCGCCGGCCTGCTCGGCGACCTGATGCCCCACAAGCTCCACCCGCTGATGATCGCGGTCTTCGGCGACAAGCCCGAATTCCCCTCCCGCGTAACGGCCCTTGGGACGATGAAGATCTCCACCGACCGCGAAGTGGCGGACACCATCCACACGCTGGTTGAGTTCCCGTCCGGCGTTACGATGTACGTCTTCCTGTCCACCGTCAACGAGCAGGGCCTGGAAGATCTGATCCGCGGCCACAAAGCGACCCTCCGCTTCGGCGGCGGCAAAGTCGCCCTCAGCCCGGAGCGCCCGTTCGCCGAGGAGATCGATCCGCAGGACTTCCCGGTCGTCGGCCCCGGCGAGGACATTAAGGTCCACGAAAAGAACTGGCTGGATTGCATCCGCACCGGCAAGACGCCGAACGGTAACATCGGCCTTGCGGTTCGCGTTCAGACCATCGTCTCCCTCGCCGAAATGGCGGAACTCGAGCACAAGACGATGAACTTCGACCCCATCAAACGCCAGATCATCGCCTAA
- a CDS encoding Gfo/Idh/MocA family oxidoreductase: MADNSGMDRRQFLTMGAGAMMFSMLAAEELRAQTPAAPAPPAGGGAPVNCAVIGLGAQGRALIDSLARAANAPVTAVCDTYTPAHTRALTVATKATAVQDYKQLLGRADVSAVFVATPTHQHKQIVLDAIAAGKHVYCEAPLAYTIEDAKAIALAGKASTRIFQSGLTQRMLPISTHVRKFIETDVLSKVAQIRGQYHRKTNWRRAAPTPEREQALNWRLSKATSLGLVGELGIQPLDLMNWYLRSTPVAVSGFGGILAWQDGRDVPDTVQCIFEYPEGVHLAYDATVANSFDGKYELMMGSDSAIYLRDGRGWLIKEADAKALGWEVYAHKDKLGDETGIALVADASKQLALGKEPGSSAPPAMTDQAMLNYAVDGFLSAIRTGKKPLAGPTEGYQSTVAVIKANEAVNSASRITIAKELYDL; encoded by the coding sequence ATGGCTGACAATTCCGGCATGGACCGCCGGCAGTTTCTAACGATGGGTGCGGGCGCGATGATGTTCTCGATGCTCGCCGCGGAAGAGTTACGCGCACAGACACCCGCGGCGCCGGCGCCCCCCGCCGGCGGCGGCGCACCGGTGAACTGCGCGGTTATCGGCCTGGGCGCACAGGGGCGCGCGCTGATTGATTCCCTGGCCCGCGCTGCCAACGCCCCGGTGACAGCCGTATGCGACACCTATACCCCGGCCCACACCCGCGCACTGACCGTCGCCACGAAGGCAACCGCCGTTCAGGACTACAAGCAGCTACTGGGTCGCGCGGACGTGAGCGCCGTGTTTGTCGCCACGCCCACCCACCAGCACAAGCAGATTGTCCTGGACGCGATCGCCGCCGGCAAACACGTATACTGCGAGGCTCCCCTGGCTTACACCATCGAGGACGCAAAGGCCATCGCGTTGGCCGGCAAGGCTTCCACCCGGATATTCCAGAGCGGACTGACTCAACGCATGCTGCCGATCAGCACGCACGTCCGCAAGTTCATCGAGACCGATGTTCTCTCCAAGGTCGCCCAGATACGGGGCCAGTATCACCGCAAGACAAACTGGCGCCGCGCTGCCCCCACACCGGAACGCGAGCAGGCGCTGAACTGGCGGCTTTCGAAGGCCACCTCGCTCGGCCTCGTCGGCGAACTCGGAATCCAGCCCCTCGACCTGATGAACTGGTACCTCCGCTCGACGCCGGTCGCTGTGTCCGGCTTCGGCGGCATCCTGGCGTGGCAGGACGGCCGTGACGTGCCGGACACCGTTCAGTGCATCTTCGAGTACCCCGAGGGCGTGCACCTGGCGTACGACGCCACGGTTGCGAATTCGTTCGACGGCAAATACGAACTCATGATGGGCTCCGACTCCGCCATCTACCTCCGGGACGGACGCGGCTGGCTCATCAAGGAAGCGGACGCGAAGGCTTTGGGCTGGGAAGTCTACGCGCACAAGGACAAACTCGGCGACGAAACCGGAATCGCCCTGGTGGCGGACGCCAGCAAGCAGTTGGCGCTCGGCAAGGAGCCCGGTTCCTCCGCTCCGCCCGCCATGACCGATCAGGCGATGCTGAACTACGCCGTGGACGGTTTCCTCTCGGCGATCCGCACCGGCAAGAAACCCCTCGCAGGGCCTACCGAGGGATACCAGAGCACCGTCGCCGTCATCAAGGCCAACGAGGCGGTCAACTCCGCCAGCAGAATCACCATCGCGAAGGAATTATACGACCTGTAG
- a CDS encoding ThuA domain-containing protein, producing MKHLLLIALLALMAVPSGAKDRRFRVLVFSKTTGFRHDSIPAGIAAIQKLGQDNGFDVDASEDASLFTPAGLAQYKALIFLNTTGDLFDDAQKAALKDYIARGGGFVGIHAATDTEHNWPWYKEMLGAEFKRHPAFQKATIRIEDRKDVSTRMLPAAWERSDEWYEFTASPRPKVHVLFSVDESTYKGGEMGKDHPFAWRRNIGKARIWYTGCGHPKEAYSEPLLLAHLLGGIRWAAGASK from the coding sequence ATGAAACACCTACTATTGATTGCTCTCCTCGCATTGATGGCGGTTCCCTCGGGCGCGAAAGACAGGCGGTTTCGTGTCCTGGTTTTCTCGAAAACCACCGGCTTCCGCCACGATTCGATCCCGGCCGGGATCGCTGCGATACAGAAGTTGGGACAGGACAATGGTTTCGACGTCGACGCCTCGGAAGATGCCTCGCTCTTCACGCCCGCCGGCCTGGCGCAGTACAAGGCCCTGATCTTCCTCAACACCACGGGGGATCTCTTCGACGACGCCCAGAAGGCCGCGTTGAAGGATTACATCGCTCGCGGCGGCGGGTTTGTCGGCATCCACGCCGCAACCGACACCGAGCACAACTGGCCGTGGTACAAAGAGATGCTGGGCGCCGAGTTCAAGCGTCATCCCGCGTTCCAGAAGGCCACCATCCGCATTGAGGATCGAAAGGACGTCTCCACGCGGATGCTTCCCGCTGCCTGGGAGCGCTCCGACGAGTGGTACGAGTTCACCGCCAGCCCGCGGCCCAAAGTCCACGTTCTCTTCTCTGTGGACGAATCGACTTACAAGGGCGGGGAAATGGGCAAGGACCACCCGTTCGCGTGGCGGCGCAACATCGGCAAGGCGCGCATCTGGTACACGGGGTGCGGGCACCCGAAGGAAGCCTACTCCGAACCGCTCCTCCTGGCGCACCTGCTGGGCGGGATCCGATGGGCGGCCGGGGCCAGCAAGTAG
- a CDS encoding polysaccharide lyase family protein, with translation MKTLTGRRVPSVLCALTVASICAAASGEPVWTIGRENHDAGEFALAPAAYYTYRDDAYYVVGRSNPRTDWPYVLPGPADSWAGSRKHECAIAFGLKPPPTAECRLRLSLVDAQDTKPPKLAIRVNGTGFEAATERGAGDSSIQGDASAGRPQAIDVAFPAGLLHAGINEITISTVSGSWLVWDALSLDAPGAEVSDAELTRIAGVQSPPVLVKRLGRLNQIAEVTIARAGGAQDVAVSVGSHTVKASLHDGRQTVEVPIGEVAGRVNLPVSVTSANGAPVATGSLGVEPVRKWEVYLLPHSHVDIGYTALQSDVLKKQFSNLETAIDLARRTRDYPEGARFVWSAEVLWAVDAYLKQAPPAKRRALVDAVQRGWIELDALYGNELTALCRPEELFHLVEPAGRLARETGAPIHSAMITDVPGYAWGLIPVLAQSGVRYFSFGPNSGDRIGPTLNAWGDRPFRWETPAGDASVLCWMAGTGYSWFHGQTLAQKGDAELLDYLKSLEGKAYPYDMVQVRYTTNGDNGAPDPTLSDTVRDWNARYAYPKLVIATTTRMFRDFERRYGAKIPRVRGDFTPYWEDGAASTAAETAMNRAAAERLTQAEALQAMLRPGVPLTGAFEDAWRNVVLYDEHTWGAYNSISEPDSAFAKGQWAVKQKFALDADRQSRALLVSATGVSVHAAPNAVDVYNTSSWDRTDLVTIAPALSRAGDRVIGPGGAAAPSQRLSDGSLAFLARAVPAFGTQRYRILAGHPIGGKAAVTATALRVSGLAIAIDPATGAIVRVTTKWGNLARKLNAYLYVAGRDPGSPAPNGRPTITVKERGPLVVALQIRSSAPGANSLVREIRLVEGLDRVDITNTLDKQAIRTKEGVHFSFAFDVPNPTVRLDTAWAVVRPETDQMSGACKNWFTVQRWADVSNASSGITMATVDAPLLEIGGITAERPWMAHVAPSSTLVSYVMNNYWHTNYKADQSGPTEFRYALRPHGKYDAGGAARFGAEVSQPLVAVPAAGADANGSLVRIEPNSVLVTSLRPAADGKALLVRLYGASGRKESVRLRWSSPRKVSFCDPSGRPLKPVKGEVVVPAWGIVTLRAEPVTQRQLQKKRQLQ, from the coding sequence TTGAAGACCTTAACTGGACGCCGCGTGCCATCCGTGCTGTGCGCCCTGACTGTCGCATCGATCTGCGCGGCGGCTTCAGGAGAGCCCGTGTGGACGATCGGCCGCGAAAACCATGACGCCGGCGAGTTTGCTCTGGCGCCCGCCGCCTATTACACGTATCGGGACGATGCGTATTATGTGGTGGGCAGATCGAACCCACGAACCGACTGGCCGTACGTTCTCCCGGGCCCGGCTGACTCCTGGGCGGGAAGCAGGAAGCACGAATGCGCCATCGCGTTCGGCCTGAAGCCCCCGCCCACGGCCGAATGCCGGCTCCGCCTCTCGCTGGTGGACGCGCAAGACACGAAGCCCCCGAAGCTGGCGATACGCGTTAACGGGACCGGTTTCGAGGCCGCGACGGAGCGCGGCGCCGGCGATTCCAGCATACAGGGCGATGCGTCCGCCGGCCGGCCGCAGGCGATCGATGTGGCCTTTCCCGCCGGATTGCTGCACGCGGGCATCAACGAGATCACGATCTCGACGGTATCCGGAAGCTGGCTCGTCTGGGACGCGCTGTCTCTGGACGCGCCGGGCGCCGAGGTCTCGGACGCCGAGCTCACACGCATCGCCGGCGTTCAATCGCCGCCGGTGCTCGTGAAGCGACTTGGCCGTCTGAACCAGATCGCTGAGGTGACCATCGCCCGCGCGGGGGGAGCGCAGGATGTGGCCGTCTCGGTCGGTTCGCACACGGTGAAGGCAAGCCTCCACGACGGACGGCAGACGGTGGAGGTGCCGATCGGCGAGGTGGCCGGCAGGGTGAACCTTCCGGTATCGGTGACCAGCGCAAACGGCGCGCCGGTCGCAACGGGATCCCTGGGCGTCGAACCGGTGCGCAAGTGGGAAGTGTATCTGCTGCCGCACTCGCACGTGGATATCGGCTATACGGCGCTGCAGTCGGACGTGCTGAAGAAGCAATTCAGCAATCTGGAGACGGCCATCGACCTGGCGCGGCGCACGCGGGACTACCCCGAAGGCGCACGTTTCGTGTGGAGCGCCGAAGTTCTCTGGGCGGTCGATGCGTACCTGAAACAGGCGCCTCCGGCGAAGCGCCGCGCGCTGGTCGATGCGGTCCAGCGGGGCTGGATCGAGTTGGACGCGCTTTACGGCAACGAATTGACGGCGCTGTGCCGCCCCGAGGAACTCTTCCACCTCGTGGAGCCTGCCGGGCGGTTGGCTCGGGAAACGGGCGCGCCGATCCATTCCGCGATGATCACGGATGTTCCCGGATACGCGTGGGGACTCATCCCCGTTCTCGCGCAGTCCGGCGTACGCTATTTCTCCTTCGGCCCCAATTCGGGCGATCGCATCGGCCCCACGCTGAATGCGTGGGGCGACCGGCCGTTCCGGTGGGAGACCCCGGCCGGCGATGCGTCGGTGCTCTGCTGGATGGCCGGGACCGGCTACTCCTGGTTTCATGGACAGACGCTGGCCCAGAAAGGCGACGCCGAACTGCTGGACTATCTGAAGTCGCTGGAGGGCAAGGCGTACCCGTACGACATGGTGCAGGTGCGGTATACGACCAATGGCGATAACGGCGCGCCGGACCCCACGCTTTCCGACACGGTCCGCGACTGGAACGCCCGCTACGCTTACCCGAAACTGGTGATCGCGACAACGACCCGGATGTTCCGCGATTTCGAACGGCGGTATGGCGCGAAGATCCCCCGCGTGCGCGGGGATTTCACGCCGTACTGGGAAGACGGAGCGGCATCGACCGCCGCGGAGACGGCGATGAACCGGGCCGCCGCCGAGCGGCTGACGCAGGCGGAGGCGCTGCAGGCGATGCTTCGCCCGGGCGTGCCGCTGACCGGCGCGTTTGAGGACGCCTGGCGTAACGTGGTCCTTTACGACGAGCACACGTGGGGCGCGTACAACAGCATCAGCGAGCCGGACAGTGCGTTCGCGAAGGGCCAATGGGCCGTCAAGCAGAAGTTCGCGCTTGATGCCGACCGACAGTCGCGAGCCCTTCTGGTGTCCGCGACGGGAGTTAGCGTCCATGCGGCGCCAAACGCGGTTGACGTGTACAACACTTCGTCTTGGGACCGGACCGATCTAGTGACCATCGCGCCGGCTCTCAGCCGCGCCGGCGACCGCGTCATCGGGCCCGGCGGGGCGGCGGCGCCATCGCAGAGGCTTTCCGACGGCTCCCTGGCGTTTCTTGCGCGCGCAGTGCCCGCATTCGGAACCCAGCGTTACCGGATACTGGCGGGCCATCCCATCGGAGGGAAGGCCGCCGTCACCGCCACCGCGCTTCGCGTTTCGGGCCTGGCCATTGCGATCGATCCGGCGACGGGGGCGATAGTGCGCGTGACGACGAAATGGGGTAACCTCGCCCGCAAACTCAACGCGTACTTGTACGTTGCCGGGCGCGATCCGGGGTCTCCGGCGCCGAACGGCCGGCCCACCATCACGGTGAAGGAGCGCGGACCGCTCGTCGTGGCGCTGCAAATCCGGTCCTCGGCGCCGGGCGCGAATTCGCTGGTGCGCGAAATCCGGCTGGTGGAGGGCCTTGACCGCGTCGATATCACCAACACGCTGGATAAACAGGCGATCCGCACGAAGGAAGGCGTTCACTTCTCATTCGCCTTCGATGTGCCGAATCCCACCGTCCGCCTGGACACCGCCTGGGCGGTGGTACGGCCGGAAACGGACCAGATGAGCGGCGCGTGCAAGAACTGGTTCACCGTACAGCGGTGGGCGGATGTATCCAACGCGTCGAGCGGAATCACAATGGCGACCGTGGACGCACCGCTGCTGGAGATCGGCGGGATCACCGCGGAACGGCCGTGGATGGCGCATGTCGCCCCGTCATCAACGTTGGTCAGTTACGTGATGAACAACTACTGGCACACCAACTACAAGGCGGACCAAAGCGGCCCGACCGAGTTCCGATATGCGTTACGGCCCCACGGGAAATACGACGCCGGCGGCGCCGCGCGGTTCGGCGCGGAGGTTAGCCAGCCCCTCGTCGCCGTACCTGCCGCGGGGGCGGACGCGAACGGGTCACTCGTGCGGATCGAGCCGAATTCGGTGCTGGTGACGTCGCTACGGCCCGCCGCGGACGGGAAGGCCTTGCTGGTCCGGCTGTATGGCGCTTCGGGCAGGAAAGAGAGTGTGCGGCTGAGGTGGTCGAGCCCGCGCAAGGTCTCGTTCTGCGATCCCTCGGGGCGGCCGCTGAAGCCTGTCAAAGGCGAGGTCGTCGTGCCCGCGTGGGGAATCGTGACGCTGAGAGCGGAGCCTGTCACGCAGCGTCAGCTCCAGAAGAAGCGTCAGCTCCAGTAG
- a CDS encoding rhamnulokinase family protein — MKWFLAFDLGAESGRGVLATYADGRLSLSELGRFVTNRGDEDLGADSVRRWDFERIWSEVSGILQAAGPVDGVGVDSWGVDFGLLDSHGRLMEAPVQYRDESHTRAMEDALETVSRESIWEATGIQFLPFNTVYQLLARYWRSPKMLEQAKHLLMIPDLLHNRLTGGHSRCVERTNASTTQLLNPLTHRWNHAILDALGLPSQFLGEIVEAGGRIGETDGGVPVYAPATHDTGSAVVAVPGDAGRSWAFLSSGTWSLLGVERPSPLITPDALRQGFSNEAGVAGTTRLLSNIMGLWLVQECRRSLKKAGHDYTYEELSALAEAAPEGGPVIDASSTDFLAPPDMPEAIRAACVWTGQPAPDGAGPLIRCCLESLALAYRRKLAALEILQGRRFEVLHIVGGGSRNRLLNQWTADACGIPVVAGPAEATAAGNALAQMVAAGVISGWEAARDVSRHSFDVETFEPDPLAASRWEDLATKSQ; from the coding sequence GTGAAGTGGTTCCTCGCGTTCGACCTCGGCGCGGAAAGTGGTCGCGGCGTGCTGGCGACGTACGCCGACGGTCGTCTCTCCTTGAGCGAGCTTGGCCGCTTCGTCACCAACCGTGGCGACGAGGACCTGGGTGCCGACAGCGTCCGCCGGTGGGACTTTGAACGCATCTGGAGCGAGGTTTCCGGCATCCTTCAGGCTGCCGGCCCCGTTGACGGCGTGGGCGTAGACAGTTGGGGCGTCGATTTCGGCCTGCTGGACAGTCACGGCCGGCTCATGGAAGCCCCCGTCCAGTATCGCGATGAAAGCCACACTCGAGCGATGGAGGACGCCCTGGAGACTGTGTCCCGTGAGTCGATCTGGGAGGCCACCGGCATCCAGTTCCTGCCGTTCAATACCGTCTACCAGTTGCTGGCGCGGTACTGGCGGAGCCCGAAGATGCTGGAACAGGCGAAACACCTCCTGATGATCCCGGACCTCCTGCACAACAGGCTGACCGGCGGGCATTCGCGCTGCGTGGAAAGGACCAATGCCAGCACGACGCAACTCCTGAACCCGCTCACGCATCGCTGGAACCACGCCATCCTTGATGCCCTCGGCCTGCCATCCCAGTTCCTCGGCGAGATCGTGGAGGCCGGCGGCAGGATTGGCGAGACGGACGGCGGCGTGCCGGTCTATGCTCCCGCCACCCATGACACCGGTTCGGCGGTGGTTGCGGTGCCGGGCGACGCCGGCCGTTCCTGGGCATTTCTGTCCAGTGGAACGTGGTCGCTCCTGGGCGTGGAGCGCCCATCGCCGCTCATCACCCCGGACGCGCTTCGACAGGGGTTCAGCAACGAGGCCGGCGTGGCGGGCACAACCCGCCTGTTGTCCAATATCATGGGCCTTTGGCTGGTACAGGAGTGCCGCCGCTCGCTGAAGAAGGCGGGGCATGATTACACCTACGAGGAGTTGTCGGCGCTGGCGGAAGCGGCGCCCGAAGGCGGCCCGGTCATCGACGCTTCCAGCACCGATTTCCTCGCGCCGCCCGATATGCCCGAAGCGATCCGCGCCGCGTGCGTGTGGACCGGTCAACCCGCCCCCGACGGCGCAGGCCCGCTCATCCGGTGCTGCCTTGAAAGCCTCGCCCTCGCCTACCGGCGCAAACTGGCGGCGCTCGAGATCCTGCAGGGCCGGCGCTTCGAGGTGCTGCACATCGTCGGCGGGGGCTCACGCAACCGCCTGCTCAACCAGTGGACCGCCGACGCGTGCGGCATACCCGTGGTTGCTGGCCCGGCGGAAGCGACGGCGGCGGGGAATGCCCTCGCGCAGATGGTCGCCGCCGGCGTAATATCCGGTTGGGAAGCGGCAAGGGACGTCTCCCGCCACTCCTTCGACGTCGAGACCTTCGAGCCCGATCCCCTCGCCGCGTCCCGCTGGGAAGACCTCGCAACCAAATCACAGTAG